One region of Myxococcota bacterium genomic DNA includes:
- the trpC gene encoding indole-3-glycerol phosphate synthase TrpC, which produces MILDEILATKRVELDAALARESRDALAARAEAMDEPTRPFREALAAGPTPRVIAEVKRRSPSKGEIRPDFDPAACARAYAEGGAAAISVLTDEPYFGGHLDYLAQVRAEAPCPLLRKDFTIDAYQIDEARVAGADAVLLIVAALTPAELVALQKRAHALGLAALVEVHDEAELDVALEAGATIVGINNRDLRTFVTDLAVTERLAPKVPSDVVLVAESGIASVADRDRLAAAGAHAFLVGESLMRQDDVAEALRRLRRTP; this is translated from the coding sequence GTGATCCTCGATGAGATCCTGGCCACGAAGCGGGTCGAGCTGGACGCGGCGCTGGCGCGCGAGTCGCGCGATGCGTTGGCGGCCCGCGCCGAGGCGATGGACGAGCCGACGCGCCCGTTCCGGGAAGCCCTCGCGGCTGGGCCCACACCTCGCGTGATCGCGGAGGTGAAGCGCCGCTCGCCGAGCAAGGGCGAGATCCGCCCCGACTTCGATCCGGCCGCCTGCGCTCGCGCCTATGCCGAGGGTGGCGCCGCCGCGATCTCGGTCCTGACCGACGAGCCGTACTTCGGCGGACACCTCGACTACCTGGCCCAGGTACGCGCCGAGGCACCGTGCCCGCTGCTGCGCAAGGACTTCACGATCGACGCCTACCAGATCGACGAGGCGCGCGTCGCCGGTGCGGACGCGGTGCTCCTGATCGTCGCGGCTCTGACACCCGCGGAGCTGGTGGCGTTGCAGAAGCGGGCCCATGCGCTGGGGCTCGCCGCGCTCGTCGAAGTGCACGATGAGGCCGAGCTCGACGTGGCGCTCGAGGCGGGCGCGACGATCGTGGGCATCAACAACCGCGATCTGCGGACCTTCGTGACCGACCTCGCCGTGACCGAGCGGCTGGCTCCGAAGGTGCCGTCGGACGTCGTGCTGGTGGCCGAGAGTGGGATCGCCAGCGTCGCTGACCGGGATCGGCTCGCGGCGGCCGGTGCCCATGCGTTTCTCGTGGGAGAATCACTGATGCGTCAAGACGACGTGGCGGAAGCGCTGCGTCGGCTTCGGAGGACCCCGTGA